A single genomic interval of Pyrus communis chromosome 5, drPyrComm1.1, whole genome shotgun sequence harbors:
- the LOC137733696 gene encoding protein ORANGE, chloroplastic-like, whose translation MELQEIQDNIRSRRNKIFLHMEEVRRLRIQQRIKHAELGAVNEDQENELPSFPSFIPFLPPLSSDNLKQYYAVCYSIIAGFILFGGLIAPSLELKLGIGGTSYKARHKVIFN comes from the exons ATGGAGCTGCAGGAAATTCAAGATAATATTCGGAGTCGGCGCAACAAAATTTTCTTGCATATGGAGGAG GTTCGCAGGCTGAGGATACAACAGCGGATTAAACACGCAGAGCTTGGAGCGGTAAATGAAGATCAAGAAAACGAACTTCCTAGTTTTCcatcattcattccatttttgCCTCCCCTG AGTTCGGACAACCTTAAGCAGTATTATGCTgtttgttattcaattattgcGGGGTTTATCCTTTTCGGTGGCCTCATAGCACCCTCC TTGGAGTTGAAGCTGGGAATAGGAGGCACATCGTATAAAGCAAGACATAAGGTCATCTTCAACTGA